The following are from one region of the Stigmatella ashevillena genome:
- a CDS encoding DUF2505 family protein: protein MGKFTATHEIHCTEDAFWKLFFDKESDTRFHKEDLGYLEYQIVEQRETSTETFRNASAQPRMDLPGPLMKLFGSGYRHTEEGRFDKGTKLWSARRTPSTMADKFRQEYVLRVEPVGTDRVRRVIEYNIEAKVFGVGGLMESSFEKLVREEFDKSAAFLNKHLTA, encoded by the coding sequence ATGGGCAAATTTACCGCGACGCATGAGATCCACTGCACCGAGGACGCTTTCTGGAAGCTTTTCTTCGACAAGGAAAGCGACACCCGGTTCCACAAAGAGGACCTGGGCTATCTCGAATATCAGATCGTCGAGCAGAGAGAGACCAGCACGGAGACCTTCCGGAATGCCTCCGCGCAACCCCGAATGGATCTGCCGGGTCCGCTCATGAAGCTCTTTGGCTCCGGCTACCGGCACACCGAAGAAGGCCGATTCGACAAGGGCACGAAACTCTGGTCGGCAAGGCGAACTCCCAGCACCATGGCAGACAAGTTCCGCCAAGAATACGTGCTGCGCGTCGAGCCCGTGGGGACGGACCGTGTCCGGCGCGTCATCGAGTACAACATCGAGGCCAAGGTCTTCGGGGTCGGCGGCCTGATGGAATCTTCCTTCGAGAAGCTCGTGCGCGAGGAGTTCGACAAGAGCGCGGCCTTCCTGAACAAGCACCTCACCGCCTAG
- a CDS encoding hybrid sensor histidine kinase/response regulator: MAPPPTLWLLDDSPTEADFIRAALSATCRIFSFTDGAVLLEVLGHQAPPDVVVLDWEMPGLSGIEVCEYLRSNPATAALPVLLLTSHQTAEDVMRGMEAGANDYVFKPFRPLELAARVHALVRRDTLRKRALADEHSRRVLAEDSLVVVQAAEERAWRAEAERTQLLEREQQARRQVEVLAAETRQHAEFERKLLGIVSHDLRNPLSAITLTAASLMRHTADERQQRGLQRILLSAERAVRLVRDLLDFTRARQGGGIAVQRKAADLHELVRAAVEEARAARPDRSIGVAQSGDGTGSWDPNRLEQVVANLIGNALQYSPPHTPVQVETQGEEDSVVLKVHNLGTPIPAERLPRIFEPMERGTDSVDRAGGSIGLGLYIVRHIVLAHAGTVSIQSTATEGTTFTVRLPRHPPASPD, encoded by the coding sequence GTGGCGCCTCCCCCCACCCTCTGGCTTCTGGACGACAGCCCGACGGAGGCGGATTTTATTCGGGCGGCGCTGAGCGCCACTTGTCGTATTTTTAGCTTTACGGATGGTGCGGTGCTGCTGGAGGTGCTCGGCCACCAAGCCCCCCCCGATGTGGTGGTGCTGGATTGGGAGATGCCGGGCCTTTCCGGAATTGAAGTGTGCGAGTACCTGCGCAGCAACCCGGCCACCGCGGCCCTGCCTGTGCTCCTGCTGACGTCGCATCAAACGGCCGAGGACGTGATGCGGGGCATGGAGGCAGGCGCCAACGACTATGTTTTCAAACCGTTCCGGCCCTTGGAGCTGGCGGCGCGGGTCCATGCGCTGGTGCGGCGGGACACCTTGAGAAAACGGGCGCTCGCGGATGAGCACTCCCGCCGGGTGTTGGCGGAGGATTCGCTCGTGGTGGTCCAGGCGGCCGAGGAGCGGGCATGGCGCGCGGAGGCCGAACGCACCCAGCTCTTGGAGCGCGAACAACAGGCCCGGCGGCAAGTGGAGGTGCTCGCCGCCGAAACCCGCCAGCACGCCGAGTTCGAGCGCAAACTGCTTGGCATTGTCAGCCATGACCTGCGCAACCCCCTCAGCGCCATTACCCTGACGGCTGCGTCCTTGATGCGGCACACGGCCGACGAGCGCCAGCAGCGAGGCCTCCAGCGGATCCTCCTCTCCGCCGAGCGTGCCGTCCGGCTGGTCCGGGACCTGCTCGATTTCACCCGGGCGCGCCAGGGAGGCGGCATCGCCGTCCAGCGGAAGGCTGCGGACCTGCATGAGTTGGTCCGCGCCGCCGTGGAGGAGGCACGGGCTGCCCGCCCGGATCGGTCCATCGGGGTGGCACAGAGTGGAGATGGGACGGGCTCATGGGATCCGAACCGGTTGGAGCAGGTCGTCGCCAACCTGATTGGCAACGCACTCCAGTACAGCCCACCCCACACGCCGGTGCAGGTGGAGACGCAGGGGGAAGAGGATTCCGTGGTGCTGAAGGTCCACAACCTCGGGACGCCCATTCCCGCAGAGCGGCTCCCCCGTATTTTTGAGCCCATGGAGCGCGGCACCGACTCCGTGGACCGTGCGGGAGGAAGCATCGGTCTGGGACTCTATATCGTGCGTCACATCGTGCTCGCGCATGCTGGGACGGTGAGCATCCAGTCCACCGCCACCGAGGGGACGACCTTCACGGTGCGCCTGCCTCGCCATCCTCCCGCGAGCCCGGACTAG
- a CDS encoding serine/threonine-protein kinase encodes MHGTSQALELSCLPPGTDIGPWRVQELRGQGAYGAVYRAERVGEEASGSFALKLALHPRDPRFAREAELLSRLSHPNVPRLRDQGLWAHSSGHIPFLVMDWVEGSSLYTWGSARTLSSRLVLRVLSQAARALEATHAADGLHRDVKGHNLLIRSADNHVVLIDFGAGTFRGAPPLTDEVLPPGTHPYRSPEAVQFQWRFWRERGLHYAPAPADDVYALGVTAYRLVTGVYPPAQATRAPAPGQAPFPIPRQIPPEELVTLCPHLAKLIRQMLTTNPSSRGSAAQLAQALEQAAKSAGPQADQPITRRPQPVPVPRAPPSPLSLASHRQAMGLAAAAGLAASLLLQGAWLLWRQSSPGHGEGSPLQARDGAGADAGTSGLAKDALPASASLRAPASGPMRIGLDVPKKPLPGQAKPPCKKREVELNGGCWVLPREATPPCGERNYEWQGACYYPVLAPVRSETSEQP; translated from the coding sequence ATGCACGGAACCTCCCAGGCTCTGGAACTGTCCTGCCTTCCTCCCGGCACGGACATTGGCCCCTGGCGCGTTCAGGAACTCAGGGGGCAGGGCGCCTATGGGGCCGTCTACCGTGCCGAACGGGTAGGAGAGGAGGCCAGCGGCTCCTTTGCACTGAAGCTGGCCCTCCACCCCAGGGACCCCCGCTTCGCGCGCGAGGCGGAGTTGCTCTCACGCCTGTCCCATCCGAACGTGCCACGCTTGCGAGACCAGGGGCTGTGGGCACATTCCTCCGGGCACATTCCCTTCCTCGTCATGGACTGGGTCGAAGGCTCCTCCCTCTACACCTGGGGCTCGGCTCGCACTCTCTCCTCCAGGCTCGTGCTGCGGGTGCTCTCACAGGCGGCTCGCGCCCTGGAGGCCACCCACGCAGCGGACGGCCTTCACCGGGACGTCAAGGGCCACAACCTCCTCATCCGTTCTGCAGACAACCATGTAGTGCTCATCGATTTCGGTGCCGGCACCTTTCGCGGCGCTCCCCCGCTCACCGACGAAGTGCTCCCTCCGGGCACTCACCCGTACCGCAGTCCCGAGGCCGTGCAGTTCCAATGGCGCTTCTGGCGTGAGCGTGGCCTCCACTATGCCCCAGCGCCCGCCGATGACGTGTATGCACTGGGCGTGACGGCTTACCGTCTCGTCACGGGCGTCTATCCCCCCGCTCAGGCGACACGGGCGCCCGCTCCAGGCCAAGCGCCTTTCCCCATTCCCAGACAGATTCCTCCTGAGGAGTTGGTGACGCTCTGCCCTCATCTGGCCAAGCTCATCCGGCAGATGCTCACGACGAATCCCTCCTCCCGGGGCAGCGCGGCACAGCTCGCCCAGGCGCTCGAACAGGCCGCGAAGTCCGCAGGGCCTCAGGCCGATCAGCCCATCACCCGCCGTCCCCAGCCAGTGCCTGTCCCACGAGCCCCTCCTTCTCCTCTTTCGTTGGCCTCCCACCGCCAGGCCATGGGGCTGGCCGCAGCAGCCGGGCTCGCTGCCTCCCTGCTGCTTCAGGGGGCGTGGCTCCTGTGGCGGCAGTCGAGTCCTGGGCACGGGGAGGGCTCGCCCTTGCAGGCGCGTGACGGCGCCGGGGCAGACGCGGGGACTTCAGGGCTCGCGAAGGACGCTCTCCCAGCCAGCGCCTCCCTACGAGCACCAGCGTCTGGACCCATGCGCATCGGCCTCGACGTTCCGAAAAAGCCCCTGCCGGGACAAGCGAAGCCCCCGTGCAAGAAACGCGAAGTTGAACTCAATGGCGGGTGCTGGGTTCTGCCGAGGGAAGCCACACCCCCCTGCGGGGAACGGAACTACGAGTGGCAGGGTGCTTGCTACTACCCAGTCCTCGCACCAGTTCGCTCAGAAACTTCCGAGCAACCCTAA
- a CDS encoding LamG-like jellyroll fold domain-containing protein, which produces MNQPVTTRLLHLSTAMLLVLGGCSTEPPASSTLATGEASSRGGRSAALSEADCSDQPCPPPPPPSLGAILPTLARAGTQITLTGTGFVPGSVGQIGPVPCTTTSFDSSTALTCTVPSVADGIHAVSVTNPDGQTSLLSDALTFDGTPPTGGGTLQHDTFVKSLTSSPVLRWSAFSDAQSGLEHYEYAIGTREGETDTRAWTPFIPSNGPSTVITGLALSEGAAYFPSVRAYDRAGNVTTLLGSAWVTDTVGPTAPTGLTDGGFTLLLSLSPTASWTASTDLGSGVASYELAIGTSPGATDGFPWTPIGNVTSAFRSDLKLAVGTTYFTSVRASDQLGNVGAVASGDGWVTRLASPSTLVFLPMDHTTAVAGDNSSAEFVNFANAGASFRPVLAPAISTVSPRFGAGSGSFKNGYLKTPSSVANVIGHSDFTIEFWVKYSGSLESAYSTVVSGSGWDISLGNTNYNNAADFSYGNQFARWWGGAVGWGVLPKGTWSHLSISRSGTSLYTHLNGVLKETATLPAGARLEGDAIVSSLTVGNFAPAYLDDLLITVGAARHSTANFTPTQVTGLPSIYLPMDAPSGGENVSADFRNTVVGGVALSPSGSPTLSSAAGCDGCGDFRSGSLSTTVASTNVMGTRDFTIEFWVNHNSLGVGGSPVLMGGNASGAFWDISLGNTHYNGEANFAFYTTEVSGYRHWGGDIGWGVLPLNTWTHLSLTRLGTTLITHKNGALVETKTILATDKMEGPNTTSAFTIGAYPAYLDDLMITVGKARHTTASFPVERAANAPRVVETQPYVFLPLDGVNGSAVFPNLAASGVTFSAVSAPVLTTSTSRFGGASGKFHGGSLTTAATAANVIGTRDFTIELWVNFAAYGGAGTPVISGNGWDISLGNTYYNNSADFAYGNQPTRWWGGSVGWGVLPLNTWVHLAISRSQDRLYTHKNGVLVSTVEIPSNAHLEAGAATSALKLGESASYLDDVMITVGSAKYSTAHFTVAQLAKPFMYLPMDGANLSTSFPNYGTGPGVSNVASPTLTTLSAVHGGASANLTAGSLTTATSPAYRLGTQDFTIEFWVNNSVLGAGGSPVITGNGWDISLGNSRYNNEANFAYYVTQNSGYRHWGGDIGWGVLPLNTWVHLSLSRSGTRLYTHKNGVLVSAVTIPANSVMEGPNTTSAITVGAHPAYVDDLLVTMGKVRHTTANFAVYP; this is translated from the coding sequence ATGAATCAGCCAGTGACGACACGCCTGTTGCACCTGAGCACCGCCATGCTCCTCGTGCTGGGCGGATGCAGCACGGAGCCGCCTGCCAGTTCCACCTTGGCCACGGGCGAGGCCAGCAGCAGGGGAGGCCGCTCCGCAGCGCTCTCCGAAGCGGACTGCTCGGATCAGCCCTGTCCCCCGCCTCCTCCCCCGAGCCTTGGGGCAATCCTTCCCACCCTGGCCAGGGCGGGGACGCAAATCACCCTGACGGGCACGGGATTCGTCCCGGGCAGCGTGGGCCAGATCGGCCCGGTGCCCTGCACCACGACCTCATTCGACTCCTCGACGGCGCTCACCTGCACGGTCCCCTCCGTCGCGGACGGAATCCATGCGGTCTCGGTCACCAACCCCGATGGGCAGACCTCGCTCCTCTCGGATGCGCTCACCTTCGACGGCACGCCGCCGACGGGCGGGGGCACCCTCCAACACGACACCTTCGTCAAATCCCTCACGTCCTCTCCCGTCCTGCGCTGGAGCGCCTTCTCGGACGCGCAAAGCGGGCTCGAGCACTACGAGTACGCCATTGGCACCCGCGAGGGAGAAACCGACACCCGCGCGTGGACCCCGTTCATTCCCAGCAACGGCCCCAGCACCGTCATCACGGGGCTGGCGCTCTCCGAGGGCGCGGCCTACTTCCCGTCAGTCCGGGCCTATGATCGCGCCGGCAACGTCACCACCCTCCTGGGCAGCGCCTGGGTCACCGACACGGTGGGCCCCACGGCCCCTACCGGGCTCACGGACGGGGGCTTCACGCTCCTGTTGTCGCTCTCCCCGACGGCGAGCTGGACCGCGAGCACCGACTTGGGGAGTGGCGTCGCCTCTTACGAGTTGGCGATCGGCACGAGCCCGGGTGCCACCGACGGCTTCCCGTGGACCCCGATTGGAAACGTCACCAGCGCGTTCCGCTCGGACCTGAAGCTGGCGGTGGGGACCACCTACTTCACCTCGGTGCGCGCCTCGGATCAGCTCGGGAACGTGGGTGCCGTTGCGAGCGGGGACGGCTGGGTGACCCGGCTGGCGAGCCCATCCACCCTGGTTTTCCTCCCCATGGACCACACCACGGCCGTCGCCGGGGACAACTCGTCCGCGGAGTTCGTGAACTTCGCCAACGCGGGAGCCAGCTTCCGTCCCGTGCTGGCACCGGCCATCTCGACGGTCTCGCCGCGGTTCGGGGCCGGGAGCGGCTCCTTCAAGAACGGCTATCTGAAGACGCCCAGCAGCGTGGCCAACGTCATCGGCCACAGCGATTTCACCATCGAGTTCTGGGTCAAGTACAGCGGCTCGCTCGAATCTGCCTACTCCACGGTGGTCTCTGGCAGCGGCTGGGACATCTCCCTCGGCAACACGAACTACAACAACGCCGCCGACTTTTCGTATGGCAATCAATTCGCGCGGTGGTGGGGCGGTGCCGTCGGATGGGGCGTGCTGCCCAAGGGCACCTGGTCGCACCTGTCGATCTCCCGGTCCGGCACCAGCCTCTACACGCACCTCAATGGCGTGCTCAAGGAGACGGCCACCCTCCCGGCCGGTGCCCGCCTGGAGGGCGACGCCATCGTCTCGAGCCTCACGGTGGGTAACTTCGCCCCAGCGTACCTCGACGATCTGTTGATCACGGTCGGTGCGGCGAGACACTCCACGGCCAACTTCACCCCCACGCAGGTGACGGGCCTGCCGTCCATCTACCTGCCGATGGATGCTCCCAGTGGGGGAGAGAACGTCTCCGCGGACTTCAGGAACACGGTGGTGGGCGGAGTCGCGCTGTCGCCCTCGGGCTCGCCGACCCTCTCCAGCGCCGCGGGCTGCGACGGCTGCGGCGACTTCCGTTCGGGCTCCCTGTCCACGACCGTCGCTTCGACGAATGTGATGGGAACCCGCGACTTCACGATCGAGTTCTGGGTCAACCACAACTCCCTGGGCGTCGGGGGCTCTCCGGTGCTCATGGGGGGAAATGCCTCCGGCGCCTTCTGGGACATCTCCCTCGGCAACACGCACTACAACGGGGAGGCGAACTTCGCCTTCTACACCACGGAGGTGAGTGGTTACCGGCACTGGGGCGGAGACATCGGCTGGGGCGTCCTGCCGCTCAACACCTGGACGCACCTGTCCCTCACCCGACTGGGCACGACGCTGATCACCCACAAGAATGGGGCCCTGGTGGAGACGAAGACGATTCTCGCCACGGACAAGATGGAAGGGCCGAACACCACGTCCGCCTTCACGATCGGCGCCTACCCGGCCTACCTGGATGATCTGATGATCACCGTGGGCAAGGCCCGGCACACGACCGCGAGCTTCCCGGTGGAGCGGGCGGCCAACGCGCCCCGCGTGGTCGAGACGCAGCCCTATGTCTTCCTTCCGCTGGATGGGGTGAATGGCTCGGCGGTCTTTCCGAACCTCGCCGCCTCGGGAGTGACGTTCAGCGCGGTCTCGGCGCCCGTCCTCACCACGTCGACCTCCCGGTTCGGAGGGGCGAGCGGCAAGTTCCACGGAGGCTCCCTGACGACAGCCGCCACCGCCGCGAATGTCATTGGCACCCGTGACTTCACCATCGAACTCTGGGTGAACTTCGCCGCGTACGGAGGCGCTGGCACCCCCGTGATATCTGGGAATGGATGGGACATCTCCCTGGGCAACACGTACTACAACAACAGCGCGGACTTCGCGTACGGCAATCAACCGACGCGGTGGTGGGGTGGCAGCGTCGGGTGGGGCGTCCTGCCGCTCAACACCTGGGTCCACCTGGCCATCTCGCGCTCACAGGATCGGCTCTACACGCACAAGAACGGCGTGCTCGTGTCGACCGTCGAGATCCCTTCCAACGCGCACCTGGAGGCGGGCGCGGCGACGTCCGCGCTGAAGCTCGGTGAGAGCGCCTCGTACCTGGACGACGTGATGATCACGGTGGGCAGCGCGAAGTACTCGACCGCCCATTTCACGGTGGCGCAGTTGGCCAAGCCGTTCATGTACTTGCCGATGGACGGAGCCAACCTCTCGACGTCATTCCCGAACTACGGAACGGGCCCGGGGGTGTCCAACGTCGCCTCGCCCACGCTCACCACCCTGTCGGCGGTGCACGGCGGGGCGAGCGCCAACCTGACGGCCGGCAGCCTCACCACCGCCACGAGCCCGGCGTACCGCCTGGGGACCCAGGACTTCACCATCGAGTTCTGGGTGAACAACAGCGTCCTCGGGGCGGGCGGCTCCCCGGTCATCACGGGCAATGGCTGGGACATCTCCCTGGGCAACAGCCGGTACAACAACGAAGCCAACTTCGCGTACTACGTCACCCAGAACAGTGGCTATCGACACTGGGGGGGAGACATCGGCTGGGGGGTGCTGCCCCTGAACACCTGGGTCCATCTGTCCCTGAGCCGCTCGGGCACGCGCTTGTACACGCACAAGAACGGCGTGCTCGTGTCGGCCGTGACGATCCCCGCCAACAGCGTCATGGAGGGACCGAACACCACGTCGGCCATCACGGTGGGCGCTCACCCCGCCTACGTGGACGACCTGCTCGTGACGATGGGCAAGGTCCGGCACACGACCGCGAACTTCGCGGTCTATCCGTAA
- a CDS encoding type II toxin-antitoxin system HicB family antitoxin, with product MINEYQYIVDWEPADRVFVARVTEFPSLAAHGDSQEEALREIRGVVEEVIADLNATGEPVPEPLCLRQYSGKLNLRMPPDLHRRLAVEADRKGVSLNQFINMKLVQ from the coding sequence ATGATTAACGAGTATCAGTACATTGTAGATTGGGAGCCCGCCGACCGAGTGTTCGTTGCCAGGGTCACGGAATTTCCTTCGCTTGCCGCGCACGGTGATTCACAAGAAGAAGCACTGCGTGAAATTCGAGGCGTGGTGGAGGAGGTTATTGCCGATTTGAATGCAACCGGCGAACCCGTGCCAGAGCCACTCTGTTTGCGTCAATACAGCGGAAAGCTCAACTTGCGAATGCCCCCAGACCTGCACCGGCGATTGGCGGTTGAGGCGGACAGAAAAGGGGTATCACTGAATCAGTTTATCAACATGAAGCTGGTGCAATAA
- a CDS encoding serine/threonine-protein kinase: MHGLSQALELSCLPPGTDIGPWRAQELRGQGAYGAVYRAERVGEEASGSFALKLALHPMDPRFAREAELLSRLSHPNVPRLRDQGLWAHSSGHIPFLVMDWVEGSSLYTWGSARTLSSRLVLRVLSQAARALEATHAADGLHRDVKGHNLLVRSQDCQVVLIDFGAGTFRGAPPLTDEVLPPGTHPYRSPEAIQFQWRFWRERGLHYAPAPADDVYALGVTAYRLVTGVYPPAQATRAPAPGQAPFPIPRQIPPEELVTLCPHLAKLIRQMLTTNPSSRGSAAQLAQALEQAAKSAGPQADLPITRRPRPAAVPPARSASRSLASHRQALGLAATAGLAASGLIQGVWTLWQQPRPWHVRDPSALERDGAGADAGTSGLAQDALPGSASTQTPEPGPKYIGLDIPKRPLPGQAKPPCMKREFELNGGCWGLLRDVVPPCEARNYEWKGACYYPILALVPSGNSEQP, encoded by the coding sequence ATGCACGGACTCTCTCAGGCGTTGGAGCTGTCCTGCCTTCCTCCCGGCACGGACATTGGCCCCTGGCGCGCTCAGGAACTCAGAGGGCAGGGCGCCTATGGGGCCGTCTACCGCGCCGAGCGGGTAGGAGAGGAGGCCAGCGGCTCCTTCGCGTTGAAGCTGGCCCTCCACCCCATGGACCCCCGCTTCGCGCGCGAGGCGGAGTTGCTCTCACGCCTGTCCCATCCGAACGTGCCACGCTTGCGAGACCAGGGGCTGTGGGCACATTCCTCCGGGCACATTCCCTTCCTCGTCATGGACTGGGTCGAAGGCTCCTCCCTCTACACCTGGGGCTCGGCTCGCACTCTCTCCTCCAGGCTCGTGCTGCGGGTGCTCTCACAGGCGGCTCGCGCCCTGGAGGCCACCCACGCAGCGGACGGCCTTCACCGGGACGTCAAGGGCCACAACCTCCTCGTCCGTTCCCAGGACTGCCAGGTGGTGCTCATCGACTTCGGCGCCGGCACCTTTCGCGGCGCTCCCCCGCTCACCGACGAAGTGCTTCCTCCGGGCACTCACCCGTACCGCAGTCCCGAGGCCATCCAGTTCCAATGGCGCTTCTGGCGTGAGCGTGGCCTCCACTATGCCCCAGCGCCCGCCGATGACGTGTACGCACTGGGCGTGACGGCTTACCGTCTCGTCACGGGCGTCTATCCCCCCGCTCAGGCGACACGGGCGCCCGCTCCAGGCCAAGCGCCTTTCCCCATTCCCAGACAGATTCCTCCTGAGGAGTTGGTGACGCTCTGCCCTCATCTGGCCAAGCTCATCCGGCAGATGCTCACGACGAATCCCTCCTCCCGGGGCAGCGCGGCACAGCTCGCCCAGGCGCTCGAACAGGCCGCGAAGTCCGCGGGACCTCAGGCCGATCTGCCCATCACCCGCCGCCCCAGGCCCGCTGCTGTTCCACCAGCACGCTCTGCCTCCCGCTCGTTGGCCTCCCACCGCCAAGCCCTGGGGCTGGCCGCAACAGCCGGACTCGCTGCCTCCGGGCTCATTCAAGGCGTGTGGACCCTATGGCAACAGCCGAGGCCTTGGCACGTGCGAGATCCCTCTGCCCTGGAGCGTGACGGCGCCGGGGCGGACGCGGGGACTTCGGGGCTCGCACAGGACGCACTCCCCGGCAGCGCCTCCACGCAAACCCCAGAGCCCGGCCCAAAGTACATCGGCCTCGACATTCCAAAGAGGCCCCTCCCGGGACAAGCGAAGCCCCCTTGCATGAAGCGCGAGTTCGAACTCAATGGTGGATGCTGGGGGCTCCTCCGAGATGTTGTGCCTCCCTGTGAAGCCCGGAACTACGAGTGGAAGGGCGCTTGCTATTACCCAATCCTCGCGCTGGTCCCTTCTGGAAACTCCGAGCAACCCTAG
- a CDS encoding DUF3396 domain-containing protein, with product MLPPHQELVRGVLSALEAYRQAVGLQVLRLFATEEGDWKALDDAGWTQVQRKLREKRSPLITLHEASETESRYAFFYFGKDATYASRMNEPGAMCEATFWLPTEFMDAHGPERVRKLALELASLLPWHSGYCGLSFNGDLDIPSDWHALTQYGMRHPGIDIPSPEGHSWDIGSRLGGPSWMNFLGPAVLMDLGGASGLRAHLQDPSTTVHPWEGGKAIVTLGTQPEAGDTLRGDVLPAYRELARVLEPWRYHRQWQTPSPRDQELRRWESRFLD from the coding sequence ATGCTGCCTCCCCACCAGGAACTCGTTCGGGGAGTCCTGAGTGCCTTGGAGGCTTACCGGCAAGCTGTGGGCCTTCAAGTCCTCAGGCTATTCGCAACGGAGGAAGGAGATTGGAAGGCCCTTGATGACGCGGGCTGGACTCAGGTCCAGCGGAAGCTTCGTGAAAAACGCAGTCCGCTCATCACCCTTCATGAGGCATCCGAAACCGAGTCCCGCTATGCCTTCTTTTACTTTGGGAAGGACGCGACGTATGCCAGCAGAATGAATGAGCCCGGCGCGATGTGCGAGGCCACGTTCTGGCTACCCACCGAGTTCATGGACGCTCATGGACCGGAGCGTGTCCGAAAATTGGCGCTGGAGCTTGCCTCACTGCTGCCTTGGCACTCTGGGTATTGCGGTCTCTCGTTCAACGGAGACCTCGACATCCCGAGCGATTGGCATGCTCTGACACAGTACGGTATGCGCCATCCAGGCATCGACATTCCCAGTCCAGAGGGGCACTCCTGGGACATCGGAAGTCGACTGGGAGGACCCTCCTGGATGAACTTTCTCGGCCCAGCCGTGTTGATGGATCTGGGGGGCGCGTCTGGATTACGGGCTCACCTCCAAGACCCCTCCACCACGGTCCACCCGTGGGAAGGAGGCAAGGCCATCGTCACCCTGGGGACGCAACCCGAAGCGGGAGATACACTCCGAGGAGACGTGCTGCCCGCCTACCGTGAACTCGCCCGGGTCTTGGAGCCGTGGCGTTATCATCGGCAGTGGCAAACGCCGTCCCCCAGAGATCAGGAACTCCGCCGATGGGAAAGCCGCTTCCTCGATTGA